From one Lycium ferocissimum isolate CSIRO_LF1 chromosome 5, AGI_CSIRO_Lferr_CH_V1, whole genome shotgun sequence genomic stretch:
- the LOC132056446 gene encoding rust resistance kinase Lr10-like isoform X1, whose protein sequence is MFVRMLWFATIILVICTAISEAQNITLCTSFCGDIQNIKFPFRLRADPGNCGDSRFQLDCQNNRTIISLNSRKYNVLEINYEKYLIRAIDPGLENQSRNCTSFPNYFTTTDPSSSTFSYAYPIIPVIYVNCLATVNSSRYVETTFCGSQNKTSSKSLRYVAIGQGMSISDLAENCTVEMVAWASARGLLGDNASLSSIVGALSYGFELSWKRTFLCRECEASQGSCFAEGDGFTCSHRCYDDTGMDLPLPCSIHYYGVLTILYGGIVVVSLLSFRFFCGFIFLIALIVYKWRRRHLSMYQSIEDFLQIQSNLLPIKYSYSEIKKMTNKFKEKLGEGAYGTVFKGKLRSGPFVAVKMMHKYMASGQEFISEVSTIGRIHHVNVVQLVGFCVEGSKRALVYEFMLNGSLDKYIVPQEGTVSLTYKQMFDISLGVARGIDYLHRGCDMQILHFDIKPHNILLDENFNPKISDFGLAKLYPTDDSIVSITAARGTVGYMAPELFYKNIGGVSYKADVYSYGMLLMEMAGRRKNMNPFADHLSQIYFPTWVYDQFNAGNDIEIQDASEEDRWFVKKMMIVALWCIQMKPADRPAMNKVVEMLEGDVELLHMPPRPFIAPRDINVGDVIETITISSDV, encoded by the exons ATGTTTGTAAGAATGCTCTGGTTTGCTACTATTATACTAGTAATCTGCACAGCCATATCCGAAGCCCAAAACATTACTCTGTGTACTTCTTTTTGTGGTGATATTCAAAACATCAAGTTTCCTTTTCGATTGAGAGCTGATCCTGGGAACTGTGGAGATTCAAGGTTCCAGCTAGATTGCCAGAACAATCGTACTATCATAAGTTTGAATTCAAGAAAGTACAACGTACTGGAAATCAACTATGAAAAATACTTGATAAGAGCAATTGACCCTGGTTTGGAGAATCAGAGCAGGAATTGTACTTCTTTTCCCAATTATTTCACCACAACTGATCCTAGCTCCTCAACTTTTAGTTATGCGTATCCGATTATTCCCGTTATATATGTCAATTGTTTAGCCACTGTAAATTCTTCGCGCTATGTGGAGACTACTTTCTGTGGATCACAGAACAAGACTTCTTCAAAAAGTCTTAGGTATGTGGCCATAGGACAGGGCATGTCGATTTCGGATTTGGCAGAGAATTGCACTGTGGAAATGGTGGCCTGGGCCTCGGCACGTGGGCTTTTGGGGGACAATGCTTCTCTATCGAGCATTGTGGGTGCCTTGAGTTATGGATTTGAGCTTTCTTGGAAGCGTACCTTCTTGTGTAGAGAATGTGAAGCAAGTCAAGGCTCCTGTTTTGCTGAAGGCGACGGCTTTACTTGCAGCCACCGCTGCTACGATGACACCGGGATGGATCTTCCCCTCCCTT GCAGCATTCACTACTATGGCG TTCTTACTATATTGTACGGTGGAATAGTTGTAG TTTCACTTCTGTCCTTCCGATTTTTCTGTGGATTTATTTTCCTGATTGCATTAATAGTGTATAAATGGAGAAGACGACATTTATCTATGTATCAATCAATTGAAGACTTCCTGCAAATCCAGAGCAATCTCTTGCCAATTAAGTACTCTTACTCTGAGATTAAGAAGATGACTAATAAATTCAAGGAGAAACTAGGAGAAGGAGCCTATGGAACTGTCTTTAAAGGAAAGCTGCGAAGTGGTCCTTTTGTTGCAGTGAAGATGATGCACAAATATATGGCTAGTGGGCAAGAATTTATCAGTGAAGTTTCCACAATTGGAAGGATTCACCATGTTAATGTTGTGCAGCTTGTTGGATTCTGTGTTGAGGGCTCAAAACGTGCTCTGGTATATGAGTTCATGCTCAACGGTTCCTTAGACAAGTACATTGTTCCGCAAGAAGGAACTGTTTCCTTGACTTACAAGCAAATGTTCGACATATCTCTTGGAGTGGCCCGTGGAATTGACTACCTACATCGAGGCTGTGACATGCAGATCTTACATTTTGATATTAAGCCTCACAACATTCTTCTTGATGAAAATTTCAATCCCAAAATATCTGACTTTGGGCTTGCAAAATTGTACCCGACAGATGATAGTATCGTCAGTATAACTGCAGCAAGAGGCACAGTGGGTTACATGGCTCCAGAGTTGTTCTATAAAAATATCGGAGGAGTGTCATACAAAGCCGATGTATATAGTTATGGCATGCTTTTGATGGAAATGGCCGGCAGAAGGAAGAACATGAACCCATTTGCTGACCACTTAAGCCAAATTTACTTTCCTACATGGGTTTACGACCAATTTAATGCAGGAAATGATATAGAGATTCAGGATGCGAGTGAGGAAGATAGGTGGTTTGTCAAGAAGATGATGATTGTGGCTTTGTGGTGCATACAAATGAAGCCTGCTGATCGCCCTGCCATGAACAAAGttgttgaaatgcttgaaggaGATGTTGAACTCCTGCATATGCCCCCAAGACCTTTTATAGCTCCACGTGATATTAATGTTGGGGATGTTATTGagacaataacaatatcaagtgACGTCTAG
- the LOC132056446 gene encoding rust resistance kinase Lr10-like isoform X2: MFVRMLWFATIILVICTAISEAQNITLCTSFCGDIQNIKFPFRLRADPGNCGDSRFQLDCQNNRTIISLNSRKYNVLEINYEKYLIRAIDPGLENQSRNCTSFPNYFTTTDPSSSTFSYAYPIIPVIYVNCLATVNSSRYVETTFCGSQNKTSSKSLRYVAIGQGMSISDLAENCTVEMVAWASARGLLGDNASLSSIVGALSYGFELSWKRTFLCRECEASQGSCFAEGDGFTCSHRCYDDTGMDLPLPCSIHYYGVLTILYGGIVVVSLLSFRFFCGFIFLIALIVYKWRRRHLSMYQSIEDFLQIQSNLLPIKYSYSEIKKMTNKFKEKLGEGAYGTVFKGKLRSGPFVAVKMMHKYMASGQEFISEVSTIGRIHHVNVVQLVGFCVEGSKRALVYEFMLNGSLDKYIVPQEGTVSLTYKQMFDISLGVARGIDYLHRDDSIVSITAARGTVGYMAPELFYKNIGGVSYKADVYSYGMLLMEMAGRRKNMNPFADHLSQIYFPTWVYDQFNAGNDIEIQDASEEDRWFVKKMMIVALWCIQMKPADRPAMNKVVEMLEGDVELLHMPPRPFIAPRDINVGDVIETITISSDV; encoded by the exons ATGTTTGTAAGAATGCTCTGGTTTGCTACTATTATACTAGTAATCTGCACAGCCATATCCGAAGCCCAAAACATTACTCTGTGTACTTCTTTTTGTGGTGATATTCAAAACATCAAGTTTCCTTTTCGATTGAGAGCTGATCCTGGGAACTGTGGAGATTCAAGGTTCCAGCTAGATTGCCAGAACAATCGTACTATCATAAGTTTGAATTCAAGAAAGTACAACGTACTGGAAATCAACTATGAAAAATACTTGATAAGAGCAATTGACCCTGGTTTGGAGAATCAGAGCAGGAATTGTACTTCTTTTCCCAATTATTTCACCACAACTGATCCTAGCTCCTCAACTTTTAGTTATGCGTATCCGATTATTCCCGTTATATATGTCAATTGTTTAGCCACTGTAAATTCTTCGCGCTATGTGGAGACTACTTTCTGTGGATCACAGAACAAGACTTCTTCAAAAAGTCTTAGGTATGTGGCCATAGGACAGGGCATGTCGATTTCGGATTTGGCAGAGAATTGCACTGTGGAAATGGTGGCCTGGGCCTCGGCACGTGGGCTTTTGGGGGACAATGCTTCTCTATCGAGCATTGTGGGTGCCTTGAGTTATGGATTTGAGCTTTCTTGGAAGCGTACCTTCTTGTGTAGAGAATGTGAAGCAAGTCAAGGCTCCTGTTTTGCTGAAGGCGACGGCTTTACTTGCAGCCACCGCTGCTACGATGACACCGGGATGGATCTTCCCCTCCCTT GCAGCATTCACTACTATGGCG TTCTTACTATATTGTACGGTGGAATAGTTGTAG TTTCACTTCTGTCCTTCCGATTTTTCTGTGGATTTATTTTCCTGATTGCATTAATAGTGTATAAATGGAGAAGACGACATTTATCTATGTATCAATCAATTGAAGACTTCCTGCAAATCCAGAGCAATCTCTTGCCAATTAAGTACTCTTACTCTGAGATTAAGAAGATGACTAATAAATTCAAGGAGAAACTAGGAGAAGGAGCCTATGGAACTGTCTTTAAAGGAAAGCTGCGAAGTGGTCCTTTTGTTGCAGTGAAGATGATGCACAAATATATGGCTAGTGGGCAAGAATTTATCAGTGAAGTTTCCACAATTGGAAGGATTCACCATGTTAATGTTGTGCAGCTTGTTGGATTCTGTGTTGAGGGCTCAAAACGTGCTCTGGTATATGAGTTCATGCTCAACGGTTCCTTAGACAAGTACATTGTTCCGCAAGAAGGAACTGTTTCCTTGACTTACAAGCAAATGTTCGACATATCTCTTGGAGTGGCCCGTGGAATTGACTACCTACATCGAG ATGATAGTATCGTCAGTATAACTGCAGCAAGAGGCACAGTGGGTTACATGGCTCCAGAGTTGTTCTATAAAAATATCGGAGGAGTGTCATACAAAGCCGATGTATATAGTTATGGCATGCTTTTGATGGAAATGGCCGGCAGAAGGAAGAACATGAACCCATTTGCTGACCACTTAAGCCAAATTTACTTTCCTACATGGGTTTACGACCAATTTAATGCAGGAAATGATATAGAGATTCAGGATGCGAGTGAGGAAGATAGGTGGTTTGTCAAGAAGATGATGATTGTGGCTTTGTGGTGCATACAAATGAAGCCTGCTGATCGCCCTGCCATGAACAAAGttgttgaaatgcttgaaggaGATGTTGAACTCCTGCATATGCCCCCAAGACCTTTTATAGCTCCACGTGATATTAATGTTGGGGATGTTATTGagacaataacaatatcaagtgACGTCTAG
- the LOC132056447 gene encoding rust resistance kinase Lr10-like, whose amino-acid sequence MEPSLKRKLRSGSGPFVAVKMTHTPKASGQEFVSEVSIIGRIHHVNVVRLIGFCVEGSKHSLVFEFMLNGSLDKYIFPQERTVSLSYKHMFDGMARGIDYLHRGCNMQILHFDIKPHNILLDEYFNPNISDFGLAKLYPTDDSIVGLTAAGGTMGHMAPELFYKNIGEVSYKTDVYSYGILLMEMAGRRKNMSPFAHHLSQIYFPTWVYNQLNEGNDIEMEDASKEDRRFVKKMIVASWCIQMNTVDRPAMNKVVEMLEGDIELLHNPPRPFIAPREINAGDAIETIRIFSDI is encoded by the coding sequence ATGGAACCGTCTTTAAAGAGAAAGCTGCGTAGTGGTAGTGGTCCTTTTGTTGCAGTGAAGATGACGCACACACCTAAGGCTAGTGGGCAAGAATTTGTCAGTGAAGTTTCCATAATTGGAAGGATTCACCATGTTAATGTCGTGCGACTGATTGGATTCTGTGTCGAGGGCTCAAAACATTCTTTGGTATTTGAGTTCATGCTCAATGGTTCCTTAGATAAGTACATTTTTCCACAAGAAAGAACTGTTTCCCTGAGTTACAAACATATGTTTGATGGAATGGCTCGTGGCATAGACTACTTACATCGTGGCTGTAACATGCAGATCTTACATTTTGATATTAAGCCTCACAACATTCTTCTTGACGAATATTTCAACCCAAACATATCCGACTTTGGGCTTGCGAAATTGTATCCAACAGATGATAGTATTGTTGGTCTAACTGCAGCAGGAGGGACAATGGGTCACATGGCTCCAGAGTTGTTCTATAAAAATATTGGAGAGGTGTCATACAAAACCGATGTATATAGCTATGGCATATTATTGATGGAAATGGCAGGCAGAAGGAAGAACATGAGCCCGTTCGCACACCACTTAAGCCAAATTTACTTTCCTACATGGGTTTACAACCAACTTAATGAAGGGAACGATATAGAGATGGAGGATGCGAGCAAGGAAGATAGGAGGTTTGTCAAGAAGATGATCGTGGCTTCGTGGTGCATTCAGATGAATACTGTTGATCGTCCTGCCATGAACAAAGttgttgaaatgcttgaaggaGATATTGAACTCTTGCATAATCCCCCAAGACCTTTTATAGCTCCACGTGAGATTAATGCTGGAGATGCTATTGAGACAATAAGAATATTCAGTGATATCTAG